aagctgaatactgaaacTCTCAATATGCTTTGAAGAGTAGAATGCAAAACTGGCATTGACTTTAAAAAtagaaatagtgaaaaatcatcaaaagatacagctctGGTCTTTTATTGTCaacaatattcaaaaacaatattCTTTTCTCAGGTGTTGCAAGTTCTTTCCATTTAGGCAATTCCTTAGAAGAAACGTCTTTTCAACATCAGTCTTCATAGTTTACTGTCTCAAagaataaatttatttcaataaaaaaaaattcatgacatCAAAACTATGCATTGGATGTATCTGTCATTTTATGCATTAACCTAGAACAACATTCTCTATATGTAAATGtgattttgtatatttgtatttttgtatttcacaGATATCAACTTCTGCAGATTTTGAAACGCTACGGCGATATCAAGGAGCTGGATTTCCTATTTCACAAATCAGGACCCAATCAGGGAAAACCTAGAGGCTATTGCTTTGTAAATTACACTACAAAAGAAGTAAGTCAGAGTTTAAAATGAATTCTGGAGGCAGTTACTGCATGACAGATATTGAATATCTATGCCATCAATATCTATTTATAGGTATATATTGTCTGTATTGTACACATcttttctgtatatatatatatatatatatatatatatatatatatatatatatatatatatatatatatatatatatatatatatatatatatatatatatttatcacatgaactggcccgaattcccacctgtgtgacgtagaacaggacggataagaaatccgaattacccctgttgtacgtcatcaaccggaacttttttctttcacggtaccgttcatacatgcaggcgtcgcgacacgaacagatttgttgtgatcgatgccgtgctagctcgcacgttatttttacaaaaaggtgacccgataaatccagacatggaaacatagaaggcatatttgtccaacgaaatttcaagtcgctaaaacaatagcttttcccgagaatcgaatggagataccgacgatcgttattttaatggctcagtaacgtgtcggctccagtcgagtcgtgtggacgtcgtacctggcgatcccggttggcgataaaaccgaaacctacacctcaaactgaataaatgagtatagtataatcttcgggaaagcgacataggaggcacaagcctaaagtcattcgacaatcaacgatcaatttccttaatcacacaaaaactccgtaaagtctcgctcggaatcaaacttgcagcgcggcataatgccgtagcgaagacataagctatcgagctgtgtgcagcgctgtggaatcccatgtacttcgaaagttgactcagacaacactcaaaacagagtttccgtcgacaaaattaggatgtatccatggacgagatatgtgtcaatgcaaacatcaaagttcgtaagacgaaaacattgatgaccgagatcggTATTGACGAGTTGCcggacgagttgacaccggcagagaccggtgacggcaacgttgtgggcacagacatgcaatgagtgtgtcatcgaacggaatctttcgcgctcgcaaaggtcgtaaacttgtgtgatattttgaaagccacggcatctctgagaatgagaattactgtttcgatcgtgtcgtctcatttacttcataaatataattgtaaatattctaagtaactctgaatactatgattatccgtcgctagcacggtgaaagctatgtccgccgatggccaacttgccttggcatccgtacagcgcgagacaatgattgacacgttcacgtgaccgaatccgtacgtctgattggtggagataccctttagtgtagcaaatttctgcttgatgggatttatgaatgaaagtatctcctgggtgacgggccgctttactctttaaatgaaagtaatccgcgtaagtaaaacacaaatcgcgacgaaattcatgcaatttgttacgataattttgatccatctacgtcaaaagaaaaataagaagactgttcatgtgataaatatataatcccatggtatttttctctgtttgacgtcatcgtatactcgtgtttttcgcggagccgcacaacttctcgccttcggctcgaagttgtacggctccgcgaaaaacactcgtatacgatgacgtcaaacagagaaaaataccatgggattatatataaatatatatatatatatatatatatatatatatatatatatatatatatatatatatatatatatatatatatatatatatatatatatatatatatatatatatgtatatatatatatataccggtaggtATATATTGTCTGTATTGTACACATcttttctgtatatatatatatatatatatatatatatatatatatatatatatatatatatatatatatatatatatatatatatatatatttttttttttttttttatttatttattttgataattcttaAATGTAATTATATAATTCATAAATGTATCTTCCGTGCTGTCAAAGTAGGCCTGTCAATTATTTTCAGTCGTgacatttctgtgatttcaatgcaTTCTGTCTATTCTGTCAGTTTTCAAACTAGAATTTGTAATTTGACTAAATAGACACAATGTAAAGGATGAATGAAATGATTTACTAGTATATGCTAATTGAATGTGATATCTCTTGAAGGAtataaaagaatattttcatgattattGTCTCttattaatgatttttttgttgcaGGAAGCAGAGAAGGCAATGAGAAGTTTAGATGGAAAATTAGCATTAAGTAAAAAATTATCCGTCTGTTGGGCTCAGCCTCATTCTAAAGTGAGTACTTTACCAAGATCCATTCATACAGGTGATATACAATAGCTCCTTCTAGGGCTCAAAATTAACTGTAGTGCTGATCCCAGGAGAACAATCTTTGCCTTAAGACTACTAATATCTGGAAATGGTTGTCCCAGGGACTACCAAATGTGTCATACAATGAAACTGCGGTGTAAAGTTGAATAGGTCTGCTTGGGTCCAGGCATGCATACACTTTTTCAAGCAATGGTCAGTCATTGTGTCTAAACCTAGTGAGGAATGCTTGTGTCTTGAAATTTTGCATCTTTAATTTGTGGTACGGTTTTCTTTTTATTCGATCAGAAACATTCAGAAAATACAAATCgaaacattttttattcatttagaATTCCAGCGACAACATCAGGGGTGGCAAACAAAAATTCCCGGTATGTTTAGGTGGCCAGAGTGGCCAGGTTGGAAGTAGCAAGGTAGCCCAGGCACAGAAGGGAATGAGGTAAGTATTTCTTTCCTATCTACCTCTGATAGTAAATAATAGATACAGTTCCAATAGTTTTCTGCAACCAATTACACCAATCATTAGAAAAATCAGTGGGTGGGCAAATATGTAAATGGCATTTTTCCTACTGTAATGTGCCATTGTTTCCAATTGAGATCCATGATTTTGTGGCATACTTTCCGTACCTGACACTATATCTGTTAGGCAGTCTGCAAATAAAGCTGCCTGACGCGTATAGCTAGATGCTATCTCACCAAACATAGCTCTACAGGATTTATGAGCAGTacttgaccccaaggtcacctTAACCAGTAACtgaattcaagattttaaaataaatgaatatcaaTCCAAACCTAGCATTAAAAATGTTTCTttataaatgttaaaatttcaactttttatCTGTAGATGTGCAAGTATGGTCTCAGCACCATTTTCAGCATTCCTAGTATTTCTTGGCAAAGCCATCATTTTGTTTGCTTCTTTCTTCAAACAAAAGACAATGGGAAGATGCTGTCAGTATATCTCATAAGCAAATTTatgcatttttatattttgttactATTGGGCTTTTCAGAAAGAAAAGGGAAATTCTTTAAAATATGGTTGCACTGAATCtgagaaaaaatgattttttattccTATATTTTTGCATCTAAAACAGACAAACATTGCTAAGAACGTCGTTCATGTATGAAGTTATTTCAGTCTCAGTGCACATTGAATTCATCTGTTACACTTAAAGAAGTTTGTGCAGTGGTTTCTGAAGGATGTGATGTCCTAGCATAAATCACAACATGTAATTTACTTTTTGCATGACCTTATAATTGAGGTCATCTCGGTGTAATatatggtgatcaacagtgtgTTGTTGCCATGACGACATCTCAGTGCCATTTGACAAATGCCAAGTATCTCTGATTAATGACCACAAAGGACCCATATAAACTGAAATGACTGTTTCCATAGTTACGCATGGCTTGATCTTCCTGGCAGGTGACACCCTACAATATTTAACAGATTCTGAAAAAGAATCAGTATGTTGCAAAATGATTTGgaaacccataattttacaccTCGGTGATCAAGAGCTTAGATTTCTGCTCTTTCAGGGAGTAGAGGTGAAGTAACAGGTACTGTGGATTACTTCATCGATTTTCCATTTTAACGACATATTTTATTTGAGGTTGGAATGTCAACTTTGACACCGTGGCTGCAACCTTTGAAACTTGACCCTTGACCTTGACAGTGTGAGGCCTCCTGTGATACCCTTTGACCTCAGACACCTTAATGTACGTGTTTGCTGTGCTTGCTGTGTTGACTGTAAGGATTTTGTTTTCTAGATGAACCTACtcataaatgttattttttgttgttgacaagaGAAAAAAAGTTCAAAGGTATCAGACtgaatttttacaaatgttcatttttatcAGTAAAATCATGTAGTAGTGCTTTtcaattttattctttttttaaaaaatgagtgGAATATTGCAGATCCTTGGAATCTGAAAAGATCTGAAAAGATCCACCATTTATGGGTGAAAGTTAAAGAGAGAAAGTAAACTTTGCAAAAaggtattttaaaataattgcTTGAAAAGGTAAGAAATCATTTTGCAGTAGTCACAGTTTCACAAGAACTCAGCCTGCAGATTAAAAGTAGTTTGTGAAAATTACTCTCAGAAGgcaaaattgcaaacaaaataattacagaTGATTTAAACATTGAGGTTATGCGTTCATGTGAATTGTCTTAACACGGACTCATACATGTACCTGttcacaatttgaaaattatcatgagaATAGGAGTGAAAAAAGAGATTGTCCATATGGTCAGGAATATAATATCATGATCATTGTTGACATTGTCGGAACAGGTTGAATTCCTTTCACAGCCCTTGGTGGAAAACATGAAAGATTATTGCCTCATCTTCATTTGATTTTATCTTCTCTCTCTGCAGCGCTGACATGAAGATAAAAGCCATCGAAGCTAAACTGAAATCCATGGAAGGAAATGATGATGAGTTCACTGTCTTTCCGGATGTGAGAAGCAATTCCACGGAACTTTCGAGGACTAAACCTCCAAATAAATTTACAAACTATGGGGCTGATTCAGTGAAAGTCCGACACAAACCGTACGACAAGAAAAAGTAGAAGTAGGCCGACATATTTGCAGTGGATGTgatgttttcaatgtttttagaAGAAACACAGTCCCATGGAACCTGGCTCCCATTGGAGcccaattttttatttcactttttattgATATGAGACAGTTAGCTGCTTTCTGAGAAGTACGTACTCTGCCAACTGTTTCCAAGGCACAATCAGAGTTTTCAAGAACATGACCAGAGAGCTTTCTCAATATTGTTACCGGTAGTGTCGTTTAGCAACAGCGTAGATTCTGTTCAGATCATATTCACTGATGTCAATGCAGTTTTTTTCCTATCAtaattgttattatttaaatggaAATTTCTACAtatattttttgtacaaaagtaGCACTCTTCTGTATGATTGTATACGGTAATATGCACACGCAgtcccacacacacacatgtacgtGTATagataatgtacatgtatgatagtggaacacatacacatacatatatgtacacatGTCATGTGTATCATAGTgtaacacacagacacacagacacacgtGTGTGTGTATTTCACTGAGTTTAGCACAGGCTTGCTTTCGATACTGTACCATAATCACCATGGTAACAGACATCCTTGCCCTGATGAAATTTAACCCCTCAAAGGGCAGATGCAGAAATTGTTCTCCAAAACGAGAAAACGTACTTAGATCAAATTTCTCAACCTAGGATCAATTTTCCATCCCAAGCCTACATTTTTctaaatgaaaatgtcaattgAAAATCTGAAAAGCAAGAATCAATAGCTGCAATTTTATCGTACAAAAGATAAGAATTAGCAGAGTGTCCATTTTAGTGGTTTGTTGTTCTTTTCAAAAGGCATTTTATGATCAATTTCATGCATACATAGCAGAGGTTGAATTAAAAGcttcattttcacaaattaaTCATGCACAACTAAAATATTTGTACTGGGTAATGTTTGCTCTACGTATTGCATTTCCCATAAAATTACCAACATGAATTATTGCTTGATGAAGGTTCAGAAGAATATTAGCATGAAGCAGTTCAATAAGattatttagatttttttctacatatacaaaATGTCAATCAAAATTGTACCATACAAGCTGAAGAAATATGCTAGGGTCCCAGTAACCAATCATTTGTCACCAGAGCCAAATAAGTTGAACTGTggcaatgtttgaaattcaacacaGCTGCCACTAGCCACTCTTATGTTACCAGTCTGAAAAATCAAATAGTTGATGTTTTAGAAAATGAGAGGAATTTTCAAAGCTAATGCACCCAAAATAAACAGAGAATGGTTAGATTTtgattaaaaagtaaattttcatcAACCACAAGCAAAGAGATTGGCTTGCCAAGCACATTTATCAACAGTTGAAAGTTTAAACAATCTTTTTCAATGAGGGCAAGAGATAATTAAAAACTGCAGATGGAATTTTTTGATTAATAAAAGTGCTGAGGATGCAGCGATGTTCCGAGTGAACTGTGTCACACATTTTGCTGAAGGATGGCGCTGGCTGTAGTGTCCATTTAGTCAGTAGTTCAGTACATAATCAAGGTTGTAACACAATGCTGTCAAAAAGGTCTAGCTATAAAGCAGAAACAAAACCACCACTAGTATACAACCTTACATGACTGACAGACAATGTGTAATGTATAACTGTGTTGTCTGTTTGTCAGTTTTATTTGTATACTTCCCCCTAGGAGAGGACAGTAATTAGTTACAGTAGATGAAATACACTTAATTAGCCTTTATCATTTGTTCATTGATCCTGTGGGAGACAAGATACAATCAAAACTTTCTAACAGACAGTTTGCAGTGTGTTGTCTGTTAGTCAGGTTTAATTGTATCCTGTCTCCCAGAGGACCATGAACCAATGATAAAGGCCAATTAAGTGCATTTTATCTCCATTTACTAATTACTGTAATACTCCTTCAGGTAATATTCAACACCACACGGAAACCAGCACGGCACTATCTCATTTTTCCATGTCCTCTGTCCCCTTGGGTTAGTCACCTTTGTGTTCTGAATAGATAGAAACTCATGGCAATCGCCCTCAAAGAATGTGAAGAGAACCTGTAAAATTTAATAACTATCTTGTGAAGGTAATATCTGCATGGTAATAGAGTTTTTTGTTCATCGATCCTGAGGATTTTTGTAAATATCTTTTGGCTGAAATAGAAAATAGCAGCTGTGTCCATTGATTGAGGTGCCTGGATCATGAGCTACGCAGTTTGTTGTCGTATTGCAAGAGCGCCCCCAATGACATATCTTAGTATTTCTCTCATCTTTATCAAGTCAGGCAGATCATTCTGCCGTAAGCTGGGCTGTCTCAAAAGTGAATACATCACTGTCTCATTCAttactgggtatttcaaaatcTACAAGATATGTTTTGGTATTCTGATAGAATTCAAAAACATtattacaaattaaaaaatttttATTGGTGTTGTGCAAAGTGTCATGAAAATAGGGTATCCCTGAGTATCTTCTGACACAGTTTGCCCATGGCATCGCAGAACTTTTAGTCTagaaagttttgaaaacaaaaaaaggattattttttgacagaaatggttaatttgcatactcCGTGtgattgtaaaaaatatttgtgcTCTTATTAATAGTAAATACTGTATTGAAATGCATAAATTATCAAGTTGAGTAACCAGCTACACATAGCAATATGAAAACATCCACATACTGTTCACTGAAAACTGCCTTTCAGAAAGAAAATTAATTatcattttgtaacaatttattttatatgtccATATTACCTACTTTGtcaaatattctgaaaaaaaaacgtgaACTCATCATTTTTGATTACCATGAATCAAAAATCCTGCagtatttttctcaaaaatatgaAACGCAGTGTACATCCCAATATTGTGAGATTTTGGAAAGTGCTTAAAAAACTTTGTCAAAATTTATCATATCATTGGTTTTCAGCCAGTTATTACTCGTGGTAGCTGCTAGCTGTATGAGAACAGTTTTTGTCCTAAAGTTAATGTgcaaacataaatttgcatatgtccaCATATGGTCGTAGAGGTAAAACACCCATGTTTACCAGGAAAAACTTGTAGCTTTTGTCACAGACTGTAGGGTCTATGCCATAATCAAACACCTAGAATCACAAAAATCCACATGTGTAGCAAAGCTATGTCCTAATGTGTAACCAGGCAATACTGAATTTTCCCATCGTAACACTCCAGTGTATTTCTGCTACAAGTCTTGTTTGAAACTTGAGGCGTGGCTACTTAAGcctttcacccccatttccctCTCTAGTGGTCCAACCAACCCTCTCTAGTGGTCCAACCAAACACTAGACAACAGTGGGATTGATTCAAACCACagcggtgaaagggttaaggtaatGCACACTTTGAAACCGAAAGTTTTTAaagttttgccaaaattacTGAAGGACACTTCTAATCAGGGGTCAAACTTTGGGATTAGAGAGGAATAACTTATCTAAAATTTAGcaataattatttcaaattgGACACTATTCCCTATCTGAATTctgtgggaaaaaattaaacttttcatatttatgaaaatactgAAGGTAAAATCTCAATGGCGTTGAtcacgatttcaggtttgttacgaAGTACGGCATCCGTGACATCGGACAACGCTGCCTAAAATTcgtacaaattttgttgttgtatgtgtggctgttgttgcagcttgaagactgagccataaattcatttgaattagtgtgacttttagtaacCATTGGAACACCagcaagttttatttttgttgtttatgcggaaaatgtgGATAAATATtgatgcatattaatgagagaaaaaatgaaGTCATTTGGAATTAAAATGAGTGCACACcagcagatcagaaaagaatttaaaaatttcaaatctcaaAAACTGACTGTAGCATATACTACTGTAAATGAAAACTGTTTTATTGGTGACAAGTGAGCATAAAATTATGTCTTATTCTGATATTATGTTGATTAAGTATTTATATAATTCTATGCTATTTTCAATCAAATACTTTGCGTCGTTGTAACAGTTAAGATTATCAGAGTATTTTTATGTCTTTTGTACAGAGTTTTGGATCACAGAATCAGGTCCATTCTTTGagatatcaaatgaaaaaaaccCCTGGAAATGTAAAGTATCAAAATAAAGTGCTGTCGTTTACAGTATATGAAACTTTGAATGTCTGGTTTTGTACATCAGTTGTTTTTATCTAATCAAACACCTTTTTGGGTTTCATCTATGGATGACCAGATGCTTTATGAGAACTTCATATTGAAGGATGCCGCTGTTAACGTCACTCTAAAATCTCCTGAGAGTAAGACGGTTTCATCGTGAGgtgattaaaatattgatttgaagTCTCTCAGTTGTTGTTTTATGCATAGCTATCGTATAGTTTTGAGTCTGTCACACTTTGTTGATGTTTGTTTGTCAacacttgttttcatttttttagttttatgtGGTAAATGGGCCATTTTGGGAAGTTTTTTGCAGTCTGGCGGCTCTTTTTTATTGGGCTGCCATAAAACGCCCTCACAGGGGCAGATAATCACCTATGCTTCCTTGAGATGGACAACATTTTCTGACAATAACCCCTCACTTCACCCTACACATCCATAGGAGTATAAAATGTTTTTTATCTCTTATCTTTCATATATTCATCTCAAGTTAAACAAGAATTTCTGCGTGTCTGAAAACTCAACCTAGGTACCACTCTCCTATAACCGAAGTATAATAAAAGCACTCTGCATGAAAATGAACTAAGTAATCTCCACAAAGTTTCCACTGACATTCAATAACATCAGGAGCTAATACTGATTCTCACAAACCTTTCAAATCTAAAGCTCAAGTTAGGCAAGCATTGCTCAGGTTAGAAAACCCAAACTCAGGTATTGCTTTCTTTAAAGACTATCTTTGTTGGTAACCAAAGCAATCCCCATCTCAGTGAGCCAACTCCTCTCCACAATGGATCAATGGATCCACTGATATCGGAGAAGTTCAGACCGGGCGCAAAACAAAGCAACAAAACAGAATTTTCTTCACTTTGGATTGACATTGGGTCACTCAGGGTCATTGACCTTACAAGTACACTTGAGTAAAAGTTTTAGGCATACAAGGCTTTGCTATTTTTTAGTCGCGATTAAATTGGGGATGGGCCAGATTGTTTTGTTACTAAATGTCTTCAGAAAGAATGTAACAAGTTAGTTTTTTTGACTGATTAAAGCTTACCTAACTGAGGAGGCATTTCATCTAAAATTTGACCTGCCAGGTTGCTGTATGTCGGTAGAAGGTCAATAATCTGCTCGAATATAAGCTATCTCAAAAAGCAAGTTTATTTCTTTGACTTTCGAGGCAAAAAACCGGGAAAATTCTGCCATTTTGTGAACTCCGGCGGATTGTTTTTACTGTGGAGCAAaaaaacgccctcacacggccgagTGCTCGCCTCTGCTTCCTGAGAATGTCGGAAAACTCAAACTCGGGTACACTCTCCTTGCGGACTATGCATAACTAAAATACCCCGCATGACAGTCAACTAACTCATCTCCACAAAGTTTCCACTGACATTGAATAACATATTGGGAGCTAAAGCTGATTTCTCACGAACCTTTCAAATCTGAAGGGAAAGCTAGGCAAGCATTGCTCAGgttataaatttgcattttgggAACTTTTGTGCGGTCCGGCGGATCTTTTTTTGTTGGGGTTCTACAAAACTCCTTCACACGGAAGAGTGCTCGCCGCTGTTTCCTTGAGAGTTACAACATTTTCTGACGGTAACTCCTCGCCTCACTTTACACGTCAGTAGGAGTACAAAATGGTTTTTATCACGCATCTTTACGTGTTCATCTCCAGCTGAACAAGACTTTCTAAATGTCGGAAAACTAAACTCAGCTATTGCTCTCCTTGCGGACTATGGTTAACCAAAGTACTCGCCGGCATTACTTTTTGTATTACTTTTTCCTTTACGGACTGTATTCGTGGGTCAACAAAGCATGTCAGTGAACTAACTCTTCTCCCACAAAGGGATCcaccgatatttgaaaaagtTCAGACAGGAAACAAAAACTAAGCaccaaaacaaacaattttctgCTCTTTGGATTGACATAGGGTCGCTCATGGTCATTGACCTTACAAGTTCACAGCACTAAAAGAATTCGGGACATGCAATGCTTCATTTTTGGGGGGGTTTTTTTTGGTCCCCATTAATTTGGACAATATGCCCTATTGTTTCGAAGCTAAATGTCTTTTAGGAAGACTGTAACATTCATAGTTTTTTTTACTGCATTAAAGCTTACCTACCAGTGAAGGATTTTCATCCAAAAATTGACCTGCTAGGTAGCTCTATGTCGAAAAAAGGTCAGTTCTATGCTTGAATATGAGCTAAATGTGCAAAACAAgtttatttctttgaatttcGATAGAAAAAAACTGGAAAATCCTGCCATTTTGAGAACTTTTGTGCTCTCCGGCGGACCTTTTATAGTTGGGGTGCCACTAAATGCTCGCATCTGCTTCGGGACCGTGTTTAGTGGAACAACATTTACTCTAACTCCTCACTTCACTTCACAAATTCGTTGGAGTATTGAGTATTAAATGTTTTTTATCACGTATATTTCTCATGTTCATCTCCAGGTAAACAAGACTTTCTAAATGTCGGAAAACTGAAACTCTGGTACTTGCGGACTATGGTTAACCAAAGTACTCTGCATGAAGGTGAATTAACTTACCTCCACAAAGTTTCCACAGACATTGAATAACATATTGGAAACTAAAACTGACTTCTCAGAAACCTTTCAAATCTGAAGCACAAGTTAGACAAGCATTGCTCAGGTTAGAAAACTCAAACTCAGGTATTGCTTTCTTTACGGACTATCTTTGTTGGTAACCAAAGCACGGCCCATGTCAGTGAAATAAGTCATCTCCACAATGGATCCACCGATATTGCGGGAAAAAGTTCAGTCAGggcacaaaaaaacaacaaaacaaacaattttcttCACTTTGGGTTGACATGGGGTCACTCGGGGCCATTGACCTTACAAGTACACTGGAGTAAAAGAGTTTTAGGCATACGGGGATTAGCTGTTTTTGGTCCCGATTAATTTGATGACGATGCGCCAATGTTTCTACCGTTACAAAATGTCTTCTAGAATGAACACTCTTAGTTTTTTTGACTGGATTGAAGCTTAAACCTCGGCTCGAAAAGGCCCGGGAACGGGATTAACTGAGGAAGATGATGAGGTGTttgtcttttgtcttcttttgaaattggAATCATTATACAAAACTTTGCTTAGCctagatttttggattaagtcCGAGCGAGGGTTTAACTACTTGTGAAGGCTttccataaaaaaaaaaaaactgaacagTCAGGTTGCTGTGCGTCGGAAAAGGGTCAActctatgcttgaatataaCCTAAATCTGCAAAGCAAGTTTATTTCTTTGAAAGTCGAGGGCAAAAACGGGAAAATTCTGCCATTTCGGGAACTTTTGTCTCCAGCGGATCTTTTCAAAACGCCCTCACGCGGCCTTGTACTCGCCTGTACTTCCTTGAAAGGGACAACTTTTCTGACGCTAACTCCTCACCTCACTTTACACATTCCTAGAAGTATAACATGATTTTAATAACGTACCTTTCACATGTTCATCTCTAGTTTAACCAGAATGTCTGCATGTTGGAAAACTAGAACTCCGGTACAATTTATGCTGACGACTATGGATAACCAAAGTACTCCGCATGACAGTAAAAATAACTAATCTCCACAAAGTTTCCACCGACATTCAATATGATATTGGGAGCTAAAGCTGATTAGCCACCAACCTTTGAAATCGGAAGCTCAAGTTAGTCAAGTTAGGCAAGAGTATTGGTCAACTTAACGACAAACTCAAACACTACTTTCTTTACGGACTATCTTCGTCACTCCGCATAACAGTGAACTCACTCATCTATACAAATGATCCACCCATACTAGAAAAAGTTCAGACAGGTCacaaaaacaagcaaaaaacaaacaaacaattttcggCACTTTGGATTGACGTGGGGTCACTCAGGGTCATTGACCCTACAAGCAAGTAAACTGGAGTGAAAGAGTTTTCTGCATGCAATTCTTTGTCCTTTTGGTCCCCACCGATAAGGGGAAGATGGCCGATGGTTTGGTAGCAAGATGTGTTCTACAGAGAATGCATCACTCAATGTCTTTGATTGCATTAAAGCTTACCTACCTGTGCAGGCCTTTCATCGGAATATTGACCAACTAAGTGGTGTTATGtttgaaaaaagtcaaataTATGTTTGAATATAA
Above is a window of Ptychodera flava strain L36383 chromosome 19, AS_Pfla_20210202, whole genome shotgun sequence DNA encoding:
- the LOC139119393 gene encoding probable RNA-binding protein 18, with protein sequence MASSSSDSGGDNRLWIGNLDPRITEYQLLQILKRYGDIKELDFLFHKSGPNQGKPRGYCFVNYTTKEEAEKAMRSLDGKLALSKKLSVCWAQPHSKNSSDNIRGGKQKFPVCLGGQSGQVGSSKVAQAQKGMSADMKIKAIEAKLKSMEGNDDEFTVFPDVRSNSTELSRTKPPNKFTNYGADSVKVRHKPYDKKK